A DNA window from Pseudoalteromonas spongiae UST010723-006 contains the following coding sequences:
- a CDS encoding FixH family protein, protein MSTTPWYKQFWPWFIIFVPASAVIACITLLFYMSDKGPSMVVDDYYKKGKAINLELSKFDRAKALYLHADLTVSNGVVTVNFTKGDSLKPAALKVSFYHTTLKDKDVDLMLAPNANGAYSSVTDELLDARYTVFIEPIGGEWKLKENIKLPYDSAFKIKPEYK, encoded by the coding sequence ATGTCTACAACCCCTTGGTATAAACAATTTTGGCCTTGGTTTATCATCTTTGTACCAGCGAGTGCCGTTATCGCATGTATTACCCTGCTTTTTTATATGTCTGACAAAGGGCCTTCAATGGTTGTTGACGACTACTACAAAAAAGGCAAAGCAATTAACTTAGAACTCTCTAAGTTTGACCGTGCTAAAGCACTTTACTTGCACGCAGACCTGACCGTTAGTAACGGTGTTGTTACCGTTAATTTCACAAAGGGCGACTCACTTAAGCCAGCAGCACTAAAAGTATCGTTTTATCACACCACATTAAAAGATAAAGACGTTGACTTAATGCTAGCACCTAACGCCAACGGTGCGTATTCAAGCGTTACAGACGAATTGCTTGATGCACGCTACACGGTATTTATTGAACCGATTGGTGGCGAATGGAAATTAAAGGAAAACATAAAACTACCTTACGACAGCGCATTTAAGATTAAGCCAGAATATAAGTAA
- the ccoP gene encoding cytochrome-c oxidase, cbb3-type subunit III codes for MTTFWSIWVIVLTIACLAICFGLLVWNLKNYVGVEENETCGHEFDGIEEINNPLPKWWTIMFFATFVWGVVYLILYPGMGNFKGVLDWTSSNQGVLNIQESKDAVIANADKRVQLDKEMEAAEERFGPVFQQFAKQDIKDLATNEEALEIGQRLFSQNCAQCHGSDARGGQGFPNLTDNDWLYGGSPEAIKQTLLHGRVAAMPAWIDALGEDGVKEMTAYVLSLSGRTVNQKDAAAGQAKFAMCAACHGMDGKGNYAFGAPNLTDNVWLYGGSQRAVEETLRNGRAGVMPAWKDILGEDKVHILTAYVYSLSQDK; via the coding sequence ATGACTACGTTTTGGAGCATTTGGGTTATTGTATTAACCATAGCATGCTTAGCAATCTGCTTCGGACTACTAGTTTGGAACTTAAAGAACTACGTAGGCGTTGAAGAAAATGAAACATGTGGCCACGAATTCGATGGTATCGAAGAGATAAACAACCCACTACCTAAGTGGTGGACAATTATGTTCTTCGCAACCTTCGTATGGGGCGTTGTATACCTTATCCTTTATCCGGGTATGGGTAACTTTAAAGGTGTTTTAGACTGGACGAGTTCAAACCAAGGTGTTTTGAATATCCAAGAGTCGAAAGACGCTGTAATAGCTAACGCAGACAAACGCGTACAGCTTGATAAAGAAATGGAAGCTGCAGAAGAGCGTTTCGGCCCGGTATTCCAGCAATTCGCAAAACAAGATATTAAAGATCTTGCGACTAACGAAGAAGCACTAGAAATCGGTCAACGTTTATTCTCGCAAAACTGTGCACAGTGTCACGGCTCTGATGCACGTGGCGGCCAAGGCTTCCCTAACCTAACGGATAACGATTGGTTATACGGTGGTTCACCTGAAGCTATCAAACAAACACTTCTTCACGGTCGTGTTGCTGCAATGCCTGCGTGGATTGATGCACTTGGTGAAGATGGCGTTAAAGAAATGACAGCTTATGTACTAAGCCTTTCTGGTCGTACTGTTAACCAAAAAGATGCAGCTGCAGGCCAAGCTAAATTTGCAATGTGTGCTGCGTGTCACGGTATGGACGGTAAAGGTAACTACGCGTTTGGTGCACCTAACCTAACAGATAATGTTTGGTTATACGGTGGTTCACAACGCGCGGTTGAAGAAACGCTTCGCAATGGCCGTGCCGGTGTAATGCCAGCGTGGAAAGATATCCTAGGCGAAGATAAAGTACATATCTTAACAGCGTACGTATACAGCTTATCTCAAGATAAGTAA
- a CDS encoding cbb3-type cytochrome oxidase subunit 3: protein MDYGTFRGIFTLVLLVLFIAIVWWAYSKRSKKNFDEAANAIFEDENVHNNTVGEKEKKESEK from the coding sequence ATGGATTACGGCACATTCAGAGGCATATTTACTCTGGTATTATTAGTACTTTTTATTGCCATTGTATGGTGGGCTTACAGCAAACGTTCTAAAAAGAACTTTGATGAAGCAGCAAACGCGATTTTCGAAGACGAAAACGTACATAACAATACAGTTGGCGAAAAGGAAAAAAAGGAGTCTGAGAAATGA
- the ccoO gene encoding cytochrome-c oxidase, cbb3-type subunit II: MSQNNSQNKHEIVEKNVGLMAILTVFAISFGALVEITPLMFQEDTTKPVDGLRPLTALEMEGRDIYVREGCYNCHSQMIRPFRDEVERYGHYSVAGESVWDHPFQWGSKRTGPDLARVGGRYSDDWHYAHLVNPRDVVPESNMPGYPWLATNKVDTTHTLKKLQVFRDNFGISQEAYPGRGYGSDEELQADVKSIEGKTEMEALIAYLQQLGTHLK; the protein is encoded by the coding sequence ATGAGCCAGAATAATTCACAAAACAAACACGAGATTGTTGAAAAGAACGTTGGCCTAATGGCTATCCTAACGGTTTTCGCAATCAGCTTTGGTGCACTTGTGGAAATTACACCACTAATGTTCCAAGAAGATACGACAAAACCTGTAGATGGCTTACGTCCGCTAACAGCGTTAGAAATGGAAGGTCGTGATATCTACGTGCGTGAAGGTTGTTACAACTGTCACTCACAAATGATCCGCCCATTCCGTGACGAAGTTGAGCGTTACGGCCACTACTCGGTAGCGGGTGAAAGCGTTTGGGATCACCCATTCCAGTGGGGTTCTAAGCGTACTGGTCCAGATCTAGCTCGCGTAGGTGGTCGTTACTCAGACGATTGGCACTATGCTCACTTGGTAAACCCACGTGATGTAGTTCCAGAGTCAAACATGCCAGGTTACCCTTGGTTAGCGACAAACAAAGTTGACACAACGCATACACTTAAGAAATTACAAGTGTTCCGTGACAACTTTGGTATTAGCCAAGAAGCGTATCCAGGTCGTGGTTACGGCAGTGATGAAGAATTACAAGCTGATGTTAAATCTATTGAAGGTAAAACTGAAATGGAAGCGCTTATCGCGTATCTACAGCAGCTTGGTACTCACTTAAAGTAA
- the ccoN gene encoding cytochrome-c oxidase, cbb3-type subunit I, whose protein sequence is MSQTTVASQTEYNYKVVRQFAIMTVIWGIVGMGAGVFIAAQLVWPALNFDIPWLTYSRLRPLHTNAVIFAFGTSALFATSYYVVQRTCQTRLFSDKLAAFTFWGWQLVIVLAAITLPLGFTSGKEYAELEWPIDILITVVWVAYAVVFFGTLIKRKVSHIYVANWFYGGFIITVAVLHIVNSMAIPVSLTKSYSIYAGAVDAMVQWWYGHNAVGFLLTAGFLGMMYYFVPKQAGRPVYSYRLSVVHFWALISLYIWAGPHHLHYTALPDWTQSLGMVMSVILFVPSWGGMINGIMTLSGAWHKLRHDPILRFLVVSLSFYGMSTFEGPMMAIKSVNALSHYTDWTVGHVHSGALGWVAMVSIGAVYHLIPNLFGQARMYSTKLINTHFWLHTVGVVLYIVAMWISGVMQGLMWRAVNSDGTLMYSFVQSLEASYPFYFMRFVGGVFIVVGMLIMLYNVVKTVAAEKGALQAEAQPA, encoded by the coding sequence ATGAGCCAAACAACAGTAGCATCACAAACAGAATACAACTATAAAGTTGTACGCCAATTCGCCATTATGACGGTGATTTGGGGCATTGTTGGCATGGGTGCCGGGGTTTTCATCGCAGCTCAGCTAGTATGGCCTGCGTTAAACTTTGACATTCCATGGTTAACTTACTCTCGACTTCGTCCGTTACATACGAACGCAGTTATTTTCGCATTTGGTACAAGTGCACTATTTGCAACGTCTTACTACGTTGTACAACGTACCTGTCAAACGCGTTTATTCTCAGACAAGCTTGCAGCATTTACCTTTTGGGGTTGGCAACTTGTTATTGTATTAGCAGCAATTACACTGCCTCTTGGTTTCACAAGTGGTAAAGAGTACGCTGAGCTAGAGTGGCCAATCGACATCCTAATTACGGTTGTTTGGGTTGCTTATGCGGTTGTATTCTTTGGTACCTTAATCAAGCGTAAAGTGTCGCATATTTATGTTGCTAACTGGTTCTATGGTGGTTTCATTATCACTGTTGCTGTTTTACACATTGTAAACAGCATGGCAATTCCAGTTTCCCTAACTAAGTCGTACTCAATCTACGCGGGCGCAGTAGATGCCATGGTGCAATGGTGGTACGGTCACAACGCAGTAGGTTTCCTACTGACAGCTGGTTTCCTAGGTATGATGTACTACTTCGTTCCTAAGCAAGCTGGCCGTCCAGTTTACTCTTACCGTTTATCGGTAGTTCACTTCTGGGCACTAATTTCGCTTTATATTTGGGCAGGTCCTCACCACCTACACTACACTGCTCTACCTGACTGGACTCAGTCTTTAGGTATGGTTATGTCAGTAATTCTATTTGTACCATCATGGGGTGGTATGATTAACGGTATCATGACGCTATCTGGCGCATGGCATAAACTTCGCCACGATCCAATTCTTCGTTTCTTAGTTGTTTCACTATCTTTCTACGGTATGTCAACATTCGAAGGCCCAATGATGGCAATTAAATCTGTAAATGCACTATCTCACTACACTGACTGGACTGTTGGTCACGTACACTCAGGTGCATTAGGTTGGGTTGCAATGGTATCAATCGGTGCGGTTTATCACTTAATCCCTAACCTATTTGGTCAAGCTCGCATGTACAGTACTAAGCTTATCAACACACACTTCTGGTTACACACAGTAGGTGTTGTACTGTACATCGTTGCAATGTGGATTTCAGGTGTAATGCAAGGTCTAATGTGGCGTGCAGTTAACTCTGACGGTACATTAATGTATAGCTTTGTTCAGTCACTTGAAGCATCGTATCCATTCTACTTCATGCGCTTTGTAGGCGGTGTATTCATCGTTGTTGGTATGCTAATTATGTTATACAACGTTGTTAAAACTGTTGCAGCTGAAAAAGGTGCATTGCAAGCTGAAGCTCAGCCTGCTTAA
- a CDS encoding TonB-dependent receptor produces MNKTKLGLAIAAAVPLFSAHNAVAAEETSASAVERIEVTGSRIKRTDMETASPVTVIGADEIRASGAASIDAVLQKMTAASGAMTNPAVNNGSGGNARVDLRGLGAQRTLVLVNGRRMINSGTGAASTVDLNTIPVSMIKQVEVLKDGASAVYGTDAVAGVVNIILKDDFEGLDMNLNGAISGEGDADETSFDITMGSSFDRGNVVIGLQYTDRGDASQADRDFSDCPIEEDFDNGSFYCGGSPYSPFGRVWGDTADLQGNADGSWHDYVTENDAYNFSQASYLYTPMRRLNLTGVGNFDLTDDTRLVTEFTYSKRWSDQQMAPQPVWFDFKYDADAMGDSLLSHGVVDGEEISYGRRMTDVGPRGYEQVVDTVRAVIGLNGEFDNGWGWDTSVVFGRNDSVDRATNLLNMGSIQDAISKQEFNPLDQGDWSKENLKPYNYTENNSGGSQLLVLSAGLNGEVMELPAGYVGFAAGIEHREEKAWYVPDSLTSQGLANDPRVDPTGGRFDVNEAYVELAVPLLADAPFAEMVDLSAAVRAFDYSTFGSDETWKLGLTWRVNDEFMARAVRSTAFRAPTVNELYAGQGPSFEQIDLPYAQKQAEVTVGGNENLTPEQADTLTAGFVYAPSWLDGFSMTVDYFDIEIENAIARENEQYIVETCLDATGQNVNNDLALCQFASVKYNDKTRRVTFNNQLKNIGTEHTKGYDVNFKYTFDALGLAWRTGLDVTILDEYTVESAGAGSVDYAGLITSGLGSYAELKTNLNLKVSGDNWDAQYEARMIDGVDDYSCQKADAKCLVPSVGTVVYHDISGFYMLNDTVSLQAGVNNLFDKQAPYYTGNNDSNTDPYTYDVLGRRFFAGVNVKF; encoded by the coding sequence ATGAATAAAACTAAATTGGGCTTAGCGATTGCCGCAGCAGTTCCACTATTCTCTGCTCATAATGCTGTAGCAGCTGAAGAAACGTCAGCAAGTGCTGTAGAACGTATCGAAGTAACAGGTTCACGTATCAAACGTACTGATATGGAAACAGCAAGCCCGGTAACAGTGATTGGTGCTGATGAAATTCGTGCCTCTGGCGCAGCGTCAATTGATGCCGTTTTACAAAAAATGACTGCTGCAAGCGGTGCAATGACTAACCCAGCAGTAAACAATGGTTCTGGTGGTAATGCGCGTGTTGATTTACGCGGTTTAGGTGCACAACGTACATTAGTACTTGTTAATGGTCGTCGTATGATCAACTCAGGTACAGGTGCTGCATCAACCGTTGATTTAAACACAATCCCAGTGTCAATGATCAAACAGGTTGAAGTACTAAAAGATGGTGCTTCAGCAGTATACGGTACTGACGCAGTAGCGGGTGTTGTAAACATTATCTTAAAAGATGATTTCGAAGGTCTAGATATGAACCTTAACGGCGCGATTAGCGGTGAGGGCGATGCAGACGAAACATCATTTGATATCACAATGGGTTCAAGCTTTGACCGCGGTAACGTGGTAATTGGCTTACAATACACAGACCGTGGCGATGCGTCTCAAGCGGACCGCGATTTCTCTGATTGTCCAATCGAAGAAGATTTCGACAATGGTAGCTTCTACTGTGGTGGTTCTCCTTACTCACCGTTCGGTCGCGTATGGGGTGACACTGCTGATCTTCAAGGTAACGCAGACGGCAGCTGGCATGACTATGTAACTGAAAACGATGCGTATAACTTCTCACAGGCGAGCTATTTATATACGCCAATGCGTCGTTTAAACCTAACGGGTGTTGGTAACTTTGACCTAACTGACGATACACGTTTAGTAACTGAATTCACTTACTCAAAGCGTTGGTCAGATCAGCAAATGGCACCACAGCCAGTATGGTTTGATTTTAAATACGATGCTGACGCAATGGGTGATTCACTATTATCTCACGGTGTAGTTGATGGTGAGGAGATCTCTTACGGCCGTCGTATGACTGACGTTGGTCCTCGTGGTTACGAGCAAGTTGTTGATACAGTTCGCGCAGTAATTGGCTTAAACGGTGAATTCGATAACGGTTGGGGCTGGGATACGTCAGTTGTATTCGGTCGTAACGACTCAGTTGACCGCGCTACAAACTTACTAAACATGGGCTCAATTCAAGACGCTATCAGCAAGCAAGAATTCAACCCATTAGATCAAGGCGACTGGTCAAAAGAGAACTTAAAGCCTTACAACTACACTGAAAACAACTCAGGTGGTAGCCAGTTATTAGTTCTTTCAGCTGGTTTAAACGGCGAAGTAATGGAATTACCAGCAGGTTACGTAGGTTTTGCTGCAGGTATCGAGCACCGTGAAGAAAAAGCATGGTATGTGCCAGATTCACTTACATCACAAGGTTTAGCTAACGACCCTCGCGTTGATCCTACAGGCGGCCGTTTTGACGTAAATGAAGCTTACGTTGAATTAGCAGTACCACTTCTAGCTGACGCACCGTTTGCAGAAATGGTTGATTTAAGTGCAGCAGTACGTGCATTCGATTACAGCACATTCGGTTCTGACGAAACGTGGAAACTAGGTTTAACATGGCGTGTAAATGATGAGTTTATGGCTCGTGCAGTACGCTCAACCGCTTTCCGTGCACCAACAGTTAACGAACTATATGCAGGTCAAGGTCCGTCATTTGAGCAAATTGATTTACCATATGCTCAAAAGCAAGCTGAAGTAACGGTTGGTGGTAACGAAAACCTAACACCAGAACAAGCTGACACACTAACAGCTGGTTTTGTATATGCACCATCTTGGTTAGACGGTTTCTCAATGACGGTTGATTACTTTGATATCGAAATTGAAAACGCAATCGCACGTGAAAACGAGCAATACATTGTTGAAACATGTCTTGATGCGACAGGTCAAAACGTTAATAACGATTTAGCACTATGTCAGTTCGCATCTGTTAAATATAACGACAAAACACGTCGTGTAACGTTTAACAACCAACTTAAAAACATTGGTACTGAGCACACTAAAGGTTACGATGTAAACTTCAAGTATACATTCGACGCACTTGGTTTAGCTTGGCGTACTGGTCTAGATGTAACAATTCTAGACGAATACACAGTTGAATCGGCAGGCGCAGGCAGCGTAGATTACGCAGGCCTAATCACTTCGGGTCTAGGTAGCTACGCAGAGCTAAAAACTAACTTAAACCTTAAAGTGTCTGGCGACAACTGGGATGCACAGTACGAAGCGCGTATGATCGATGGTGTTGATGACTACTCATGTCAAAAAGCAGACGCAAAATGTTTAGTACCAAGTGTTGGTACTGTGGTTTACCACGACATCAGCGGTTTTTACATGCTTAATGACACTGTGTCATTACAAGCTGGCGTAAACAACTTATTTGATAAGCAAGCGCCTTACTACACAGGTAACAACGATTCAAACACTGACCCGTACACGTACGATGTACTTGGTCGTCGTTTCTTCGCTGGTGTAAACGTTAAGTTCTAA
- a CDS encoding DUF3083 family protein yields the protein MGIIRNRSLISRNKQQDNRVYVPADSRDNQYVIAEIAVNDALVAQLSDKTLNPSPKELLSLLLNKVRRIVANHEIDFVALIASNKFIRVRYGVDNEINTTNEQHIVYYNPEKSKGVVGVCADDANAIHSFRLVCFATGENLRENAALFHQKVVMLVNEIKAAFSFVDAIKLQDHQHISFGLEKHSSATQSKAHGFRVIEKRYESSGLTLPQERNSKAFIVVKANFSELLSEKVLNHEYDVSQIHGEVSHLLIQLAQEAGISHLAYVASNRYPVVKSNLVSGSANQNGELVSLNFGNTEHEVIQLIDDDYINSNAYLVFYMPENCVVKAGYAAYINKVIKLIDKLGQKLHLAEHDKAMLLRFYQHFSYKA from the coding sequence ATGGGAATCATCAGGAATAGAAGTTTAATTAGTCGTAATAAGCAGCAAGATAATCGCGTTTATGTACCGGCTGATTCAAGGGATAATCAGTATGTGATCGCGGAGATCGCGGTAAATGACGCGCTTGTTGCACAATTATCTGACAAAACACTTAACCCATCGCCAAAAGAATTACTTTCGTTATTGCTTAACAAGGTAAGACGTATTGTCGCAAACCATGAGATAGATTTTGTTGCCTTGATTGCGTCAAACAAGTTTATCCGAGTACGTTATGGTGTTGATAATGAAATTAACACCACTAATGAGCAGCACATCGTTTACTACAACCCAGAAAAAAGTAAAGGCGTGGTGGGTGTATGTGCAGACGATGCAAACGCAATCCACTCTTTTCGCTTAGTGTGTTTCGCTACCGGCGAAAATTTACGTGAAAATGCAGCGTTATTTCATCAAAAAGTTGTGATGTTGGTAAATGAGATTAAAGCGGCGTTTAGCTTTGTTGATGCAATTAAACTACAAGATCACCAACACATTAGTTTCGGACTTGAAAAGCACTCTTCGGCTACCCAATCGAAAGCTCATGGTTTTCGTGTTATTGAAAAACGTTATGAAAGCTCTGGTTTAACCTTGCCGCAAGAGCGCAACAGTAAAGCCTTTATCGTGGTAAAAGCCAATTTTAGTGAGCTACTGAGTGAAAAAGTGCTGAATCATGAATACGATGTCAGTCAGATACATGGTGAAGTATCACACTTGCTTATTCAACTTGCACAAGAAGCTGGCATCAGTCATTTAGCCTATGTTGCATCGAATCGCTACCCGGTTGTTAAGTCAAACTTAGTCTCAGGCAGTGCTAATCAAAACGGTGAGCTAGTGAGTTTAAATTTTGGCAATACAGAACATGAAGTGATCCAATTAATTGACGACGACTACATCAACAGTAACGCCTATTTAGTATTTTACATGCCTGAAAACTGTGTAGTGAAAGCAGGGTATGCTGCCTACATTAACAAGGTGATTAAATTGATTGATAAACTTGGCCAAAAGTTGCACCTCGCTGAGCACGACAAAGCCATGTTACTAAGGTTTTATCAACACTTTAGTTATAAAGCTTGA
- a CDS encoding isocitrate/isopropylmalate family dehydrogenase, producing the protein MTIQSNQEFCVPYVEGDGVGPELMSYARAVADQVLKKCYGEQRRIIWKAVLCGEKAAAQYQGDWFPEETLNVIEQYKCALIGPITAPIGYGFKSLNVALRHELGLRASYTRYVSHNGNSLYVLRDNSEDLPIKLEWQTDSFDGNLLATFLKEELGVNKVPLAEKSVMALKYISESGVDMLLSSATELAKSRNIKNITIVHHANSLPISEGSVVRWALSSIKRYSQNSDDDSLPKYVDDIAIDVCSLLQFFTQNRTEQGDTIYISANYLATILNEYFTGSLGQINKVSQTNFGNDICIFEPKHGPLHSLVGSDEITPVALINAVVSLFYHLGCLEAANYLTKGLFEAEKSLKDNTISFKQFQETLALTLG; encoded by the coding sequence ATGACAATCCAGTCCAATCAAGAATTTTGTGTACCTTATGTTGAAGGTGATGGTGTAGGCCCAGAGTTAATGAGCTATGCCCGTGCCGTCGCTGATCAGGTGCTTAAAAAGTGCTATGGCGAGCAGCGTAGAATTATTTGGAAAGCTGTACTTTGCGGTGAGAAAGCCGCAGCGCAGTATCAAGGTGATTGGTTTCCTGAAGAAACATTGAATGTAATTGAACAATACAAATGCGCATTAATAGGGCCTATTACCGCACCGATAGGTTATGGTTTTAAATCCCTTAATGTTGCGCTACGCCACGAACTTGGATTGCGCGCGTCGTATACACGATATGTATCACATAATGGTAATTCTCTTTATGTTTTGCGCGATAACAGTGAAGATTTACCGATAAAGCTTGAGTGGCAAACGGATTCATTTGATGGCAATTTACTTGCGACATTTTTAAAAGAAGAGCTAGGTGTCAATAAGGTGCCACTGGCAGAAAAAAGTGTAATGGCACTTAAGTATATTTCAGAAAGTGGCGTAGATATGTTGCTATCTTCTGCAACTGAGCTCGCAAAATCGCGCAATATTAAAAACATTACTATAGTGCACCATGCCAATAGTTTACCGATTTCTGAGGGCAGTGTTGTGCGTTGGGCGCTCAGTTCAATCAAGCGTTACAGTCAAAACTCAGACGATGATTCATTGCCAAAATATGTTGATGATATTGCAATTGATGTGTGCTCTTTGCTGCAGTTTTTCACGCAAAACCGCACAGAGCAGGGCGATACCATTTATATTTCAGCGAACTATTTAGCGACCATTTTAAATGAATATTTTACGGGTAGTTTAGGGCAAATAAACAAGGTAAGCCAAACTAATTTTGGCAATGACATCTGTATTTTTGAACCAAAACACGGACCGTTGCACAGTTTAGTGGGTAGTGATGAGATAACCCCAGTTGCACTGATAAATGCAGTTGTTTCGCTGTTTTATCATTTGGGTTGTTTAGAAGCGGCTAACTATCTAACAAAGGGTTTATTTGAGGCGGAAAAAAGCTTAAAGGATAACACGATATCCTTTAAGCAATTTCAAGAAACATTAGCCTTAACATTAGGCTGA
- a CDS encoding LysR family transcriptional regulator encodes MNIRNIDLNLLVYLNVLLEERSVSRAANKLALTQPTVSAALKRLREYFSDPLLVRTAGGMQPTEKALALKPQINEFIRLSESITQSDSQFDPVTAQHTFKILTNDYIESCLLFPFIAKTAECYPNISYNITSPGDSSLGELQEGSVDIAINRFKQAPTSFHQKRLWRDNFRVICHQDNPFAQMPSLDSYLTQPHIWVSRSGIISENRISKDSHPSKLGELDEALWQMEKKRNIQIFTRHFQAQALITGSTSLLLTIPNRLALASFQNEPLVTLPLPFQMVPQEISMVWSPIKHYDPAHTWLRQQLTEFASSLPS; translated from the coding sequence ATGAATATTCGCAATATTGACCTAAATCTGCTGGTATATTTAAACGTCTTATTAGAAGAACGAAGTGTTTCACGCGCTGCAAACAAGCTTGCTTTAACACAGCCAACGGTCAGTGCTGCATTAAAACGACTACGTGAATATTTCTCTGATCCTTTATTGGTTCGCACCGCAGGTGGCATGCAACCAACTGAAAAAGCATTAGCACTAAAACCGCAGATCAATGAGTTTATTCGCCTCAGTGAATCGATCACCCAATCCGACAGTCAATTTGACCCGGTTACTGCGCAACACACCTTTAAAATTTTAACCAACGATTATATTGAAAGCTGTTTACTGTTTCCGTTTATAGCGAAAACCGCTGAGTGTTATCCGAATATTAGCTACAACATTACGTCCCCTGGCGACAGTTCACTTGGTGAATTGCAAGAAGGCAGTGTTGATATCGCAATTAACCGCTTTAAACAAGCGCCGACGTCATTTCATCAAAAACGATTATGGCGCGATAATTTTAGGGTGATCTGTCATCAGGATAATCCGTTTGCACAAATGCCAAGTCTTGATAGCTATTTAACACAGCCTCATATTTGGGTGAGTCGCAGTGGTATTATCAGTGAAAACCGCATTTCAAAAGATAGTCATCCCAGTAAGCTTGGCGAGCTTGACGAAGCCCTTTGGCAGATGGAAAAAAAGCGTAATATTCAAATTTTTACCCGTCATTTTCAAGCACAAGCGTTAATCACCGGAAGTACAAGTTTACTGCTTACTATTCCTAACCGCTTGGCATTGGCGAGTTTTCAAAACGAACCATTGGTTACCCTGCCATTGCCATTTCAAATGGTGCCGCAAGAAATCAGCATGGTTTGGAGCCCCATAAAGCACTACGATCCTGCGCACACTTGGCTGCGCCAGCAACTGACAGAGTTTGCATCGAGTTTACCGAGTTAA
- a CDS encoding CsiV family protein produces MIIKYVLPLSLLSASFMASANLRWFDIELIFFERPTDSELKEDLSAEDFPAINYTNSKDIIAEAYQELQNVKYKECMGIEVDNENGDQIDGLDQPAISNDDVIEAFETSSQINNDDELDNLAQLECQRYSNVAELEALPLTPDALTFEHTDYIYLLSKEQLELNETVSRLKRRGLTPLLHTGWRQPESNIRNATPMYLYGGKNLSAVINRSENEKSLEQILNEYTRFGQSEAIDLNGVPQSSDIDAFPNDIVNNVEPFENTPSPLLTEQTWQLQGKFKVFIRRNYLNIEADFDLNELVEQTVDNINFTDGDNGLALQQLTETVLKTERFSQFRRVISSEIHYFDHPKLGIIMQIRRYNH; encoded by the coding sequence ATGATAATAAAATATGTTTTGCCGTTAAGCCTGCTTAGCGCAAGTTTTATGGCCAGCGCCAATTTACGTTGGTTTGATATTGAATTGATCTTTTTTGAAAGACCCACCGACAGCGAATTAAAAGAAGATCTTTCAGCCGAAGACTTCCCAGCGATTAACTACACTAACAGTAAAGACATTATCGCTGAAGCCTATCAAGAACTGCAAAATGTGAAATATAAAGAATGCATGGGTATCGAAGTCGATAATGAAAATGGCGACCAGATTGACGGCCTTGACCAGCCTGCCATTAGTAACGATGACGTTATTGAAGCGTTTGAGACATCATCACAAATTAATAACGATGATGAACTTGATAACTTAGCGCAGCTTGAGTGCCAACGTTATAGCAATGTAGCCGAATTAGAGGCGTTACCGCTTACCCCAGATGCACTGACGTTCGAACACACCGATTACATTTACTTGTTATCAAAAGAGCAGCTAGAGCTTAACGAAACCGTAAGCCGCTTAAAACGACGTGGCTTAACGCCGTTATTGCACACCGGTTGGCGCCAACCTGAAAGTAATATTCGTAACGCGACACCTATGTACTTGTATGGTGGAAAGAACCTATCGGCAGTTATTAATAGATCAGAAAATGAGAAATCACTTGAACAAATACTTAATGAATATACGCGATTTGGACAAAGCGAGGCAATTGATTTAAATGGCGTGCCGCAAAGTTCAGACATAGATGCGTTTCCAAACGATATTGTTAACAACGTTGAACCGTTCGAAAACACTCCTAGCCCGCTTTTAACTGAACAAACATGGCAGCTACAAGGCAAATTTAAAGTATTTATTCGTCGCAATTATCTCAATATTGAAGCCGATTTTGATCTTAACGAGTTAGTGGAACAGACCGTTGACAACATCAACTTTACAGATGGTGACAATGGCTTAGCTTTGCAACAACTCACTGAAACTGTATTAAAAACCGAACGATTTTCACAATTCCGTCGTGTGATAAGCTCCGAAATACATTATTTCGACCATCCAAAGCTCGGCATTATTATGCAAATTCGTCGTTATAACCATTAA